A single genomic interval of Adhaeribacter pallidiroseus harbors:
- a CDS encoding M23 family metallopeptidase: protein MRLSKLFLLSTLFCLLFSDAFAQNPEEAEGYFLFPIHPGRQNFLSGSMGEIRPNHFHGGIDIKTDQVTGLPVYAAADGYISKIEVSSYGYGYMLYLTHPNGLTTTYGHLESFAPAIAQYVLEMQYAKQAFDVKLTPAKDQFVFKRGDIIAKSGNTGGSAGPHLHFEVRDAKNNLQNPLKYGFTEIQDNVAPEVVSVALKTMSIESRINQLFGRQVFQAIKTGSNAFILKDTIRANGLLGLEFNAFDRYTGAWNKNGVQQVDVLIGGKPHYTHLIDNVPFDYQRMVSWHVNYEVLKLTGKDFQKCYIDDGNTLPLYNTGPHKGKLKINPGATYPVTMQFQDSYHNTSTLQFVIQGEKPIVNHTFAATGKKKQISYEVAEAILKISAADTGSTPKNINLFIRNKRYDLIPSYTVQSTAVYLYDLRGGLPDSMVFNGSARKFNFRQAIPNNTDYSYADNHLALQFYPFTLFDTLYLRSNYENGVWTLNDVTTPLFQPLKVTIKPEVPVTDKTTAGAVWLGWGKSRAFINGVWKDDQFTFTTRNLGKYTIMNDTKPPIVRLLSKSAALVRFKVGDDLSGLASYRAEINGQFLLLKYEHKAALLYSEKLDKSVPLKGDLTLWVKDAVGHETIFRTKI, encoded by the coding sequence TTGAGATTAAGTAAGTTATTCCTGTTAAGTACGCTCTTTTGCTTGTTGTTTTCGGATGCCTTTGCCCAAAATCCTGAAGAAGCCGAGGGTTATTTTTTATTCCCGATTCATCCGGGCCGCCAGAATTTTTTATCGGGTAGCATGGGCGAAATCCGGCCGAACCATTTTCACGGCGGTATTGATATTAAAACCGATCAGGTTACCGGCTTACCGGTTTACGCGGCCGCGGATGGGTATATTTCTAAAATCGAGGTTTCCAGTTACGGGTACGGCTACATGTTGTACCTCACGCACCCGAATGGTTTAACCACTACTTACGGCCACCTCGAAAGCTTTGCGCCAGCCATTGCCCAGTACGTCCTGGAAATGCAATATGCCAAGCAAGCCTTCGACGTAAAATTAACGCCGGCTAAAGATCAGTTTGTTTTTAAACGGGGCGATATCATTGCTAAATCGGGTAATACCGGGGGCTCGGCCGGGCCGCATTTGCATTTTGAAGTGCGCGATGCTAAGAACAATTTGCAGAATCCTTTAAAGTACGGCTTTACCGAAATCCAGGATAACGTTGCTCCGGAGGTGGTATCGGTTGCGTTAAAAACCATGAGCATTGAATCGCGCATAAATCAGTTATTTGGTCGCCAGGTATTTCAAGCAATAAAAACCGGCTCCAATGCTTTTATTCTGAAAGATACCATCCGGGCAAATGGCTTATTGGGTCTGGAGTTTAACGCTTTTGACCGGTACACCGGCGCCTGGAATAAAAATGGCGTGCAACAGGTAGATGTTTTAATCGGCGGCAAACCGCATTACACCCATTTAATCGATAATGTTCCTTTTGATTACCAGCGCATGGTATCGTGGCACGTGAACTACGAAGTTCTAAAACTAACCGGCAAAGATTTCCAGAAATGCTACATCGACGATGGCAATACTTTGCCCTTATACAATACCGGTCCGCACAAAGGAAAATTAAAAATTAATCCCGGTGCTACCTATCCCGTTACCATGCAGTTCCAGGACTCTTACCACAACACCAGTACCTTGCAGTTTGTGATTCAGGGCGAAAAACCAATCGTAAACCATACCTTTGCCGCCACGGGCAAAAAAAAGCAGATTAGTTACGAAGTTGCCGAGGCTATTTTAAAAATTTCGGCCGCCGATACCGGCAGCACTCCCAAAAACATTAATTTATTTATCCGGAATAAGCGCTACGATTTAATTCCGAGCTACACGGTGCAGTCAACGGCGGTGTATTTATACGACTTACGCGGGGGCTTACCTGATTCTATGGTTTTTAATGGGTCTGCCCGAAAATTTAATTTCCGGCAAGCCATCCCAAACAACACCGATTATTCGTACGCCGATAACCACTTAGCCCTGCAATTTTATCCGTTTACCTTGTTCGACACGCTTTACCTGCGATCTAACTACGAGAACGGCGTCTGGACTCTGAACGATGTGACTACTCCCCTTTTCCAACCTTTAAAAGTAACCATTAAGCCTGAGGTGCCGGTAACCGATAAAACTACCGCGGGAGCGGTATGGTTGGGGTGGGGCAAGAGCCGGGCGTTCATCAACGGCGTCTGGAAAGACGATCAGTTTACGTTTACTACCCGCAACCTGGGCAAGTACACCATCATGAACGATACTAAACCGCCCATCGTACGGTTACTTTCCAAATCGGCGGCCCTGGTGCGGTTTAAAGTGGGTGATGATTTATCGGGCTTAGCTTCGTACCGGGCCGAAATTAACGGCCAATTTCTATTACTAAAGTACGAACATAAAGCCGCGCTGCTTTATTCCGAAAAGTTAGATAAATCGGTACCGTTAAAAGGCGATCTTACTTTATGGGTAAAAGATGCGGTAGGTCACGAGACTATCTTTCGTACAAAAATTTAA
- a CDS encoding transketolase produces the protein MNPFNKNKEELKTLAAQVRRDILRMVHAVNSGHPGGSLGCTEFFVSLYFKILDHNPDFNMSGANEDIFFLSNGHISAAWYSVLARSGYFEVSELATFRKINSRLQGHPATHEHLPGIRIASGSLGQGLSVATGAAQAKKLNGDDKLVYVLMGDGELDEGQIWEAAMYAPHHKVDNLIATVDYNGQQIDGPTDAIMNLGNLRAKWEAFGWKVLNCPDGNNFDELLPVLEEAKSLTGKGQPIIILMNTQMGFGVDFMMGSHKWHGVAPNDAQLQEALLQLKEAQDDY, from the coding sequence ATGAACCCCTTTAACAAGAATAAAGAAGAATTAAAAACCCTCGCGGCACAGGTACGTCGGGATATTTTACGGATGGTGCACGCCGTAAACTCCGGACACCCGGGTGGTTCGTTGGGTTGTACCGAGTTTTTTGTATCGCTTTATTTTAAAATTCTGGATCACAATCCGGATTTTAACATGAGCGGCGCCAACGAGGATATTTTCTTTTTATCCAACGGCCATATATCAGCTGCTTGGTACAGCGTTTTAGCCCGGTCCGGGTATTTTGAAGTAAGTGAGTTAGCTACTTTCCGGAAGATTAATTCGCGCTTACAAGGTCACCCGGCCACGCACGAGCATTTACCCGGCATACGCATTGCCTCTGGTTCTTTAGGGCAAGGTTTATCGGTTGCAACGGGGGCGGCACAGGCTAAAAAACTAAACGGCGACGATAAATTAGTATACGTGTTGATGGGCGACGGCGAATTAGACGAAGGCCAGATTTGGGAAGCCGCCATGTACGCCCCGCACCACAAAGTAGATAACTTAATTGCCACCGTAGATTACAACGGCCAGCAGATCGACGGCCCCACGGATGCTATTATGAACCTGGGTAACCTGCGGGCCAAGTGGGAAGCCTTTGGCTGGAAAGTTTTAAACTGCCCGGATGGCAATAATTTCGATGAATTACTACCAGTTCTGGAAGAAGCCAAATCGCTAACGGGTAAGGGCCAGCCGATTATTATCTTAATGAATACGCAAATGGGCTTTGGCGTGGACTTTATGATGGGTTCGCACAAATGGCACGGCGTGGCGCCGAACGATGCCCAGTTACAAGAAGCCTTGTTGCAATTAAAAGAAGCTCAAGACGATTATTAA
- the bcp gene encoding thioredoxin-dependent thiol peroxidase produces the protein MNLQIGDEAPDFAIPDQDGIVHKLSDYQGRKLVIYFYPKDDTPGCTAQACNLRDNYYDLRQKGYEVIGVSVDDEKSHQKFIKKFELPFTLLSDTDHKMVEAYGVWQEKSMYGRKYMGTMRYTFIIDEKGIIQDIITKVDTKDHASQLAGSRAS, from the coding sequence ATGAATTTACAAATCGGCGACGAAGCCCCGGATTTTGCAATTCCGGACCAGGATGGCATTGTGCACAAACTATCCGATTACCAAGGTCGCAAGCTGGTTATTTACTTTTACCCCAAAGACGATACGCCGGGCTGCACCGCCCAGGCCTGCAACCTCCGCGATAATTATTACGACCTACGCCAAAAAGGCTACGAAGTAATCGGCGTAAGCGTAGATGATGAAAAGTCGCACCAGAAGTTTATTAAAAAATTTGAACTACCCTTCACGCTACTATCCGACACCGACCATAAAATGGTAGAAGCTTATGGTGTTTGGCAGGAAAAAAGCATGTACGGCCGCAAATACATGGGCACCATGCGCTACACCTTTATCATCGACGAAAAAGGCATCATCCAGGACATCATCACCAAAGTAGACACCAAAGACCACGCGAGCCAGCTTGCTGGCTCGCGTGCTAGTTAA
- a CDS encoding RNA polymerase sigma factor translates to MEDQEILEKFKNPDSRNWAFNQLVRQYQQKVYWHVRKMVIDHDEADDLTQEVFIKVWKHLLDFRQDAQLYTWIYRIATNECLNFLKSKKRRFFLPINDITEELSQKIDANVGPDADEIQLKLQKALLKLPDKQRLVFNMRYYDELKYEEIAEILGTSVGALKASYHHAAKKIEDFLTNT, encoded by the coding sequence TTGGAAGACCAGGAAATACTTGAAAAATTCAAAAATCCCGATTCCCGTAATTGGGCTTTTAACCAGTTGGTGCGCCAATACCAGCAAAAAGTATATTGGCACGTCCGGAAAATGGTCATTGACCACGACGAAGCCGATGATTTAACCCAGGAAGTTTTTATTAAAGTCTGGAAACATCTTCTGGACTTCCGGCAAGACGCCCAGCTGTATACCTGGATTTACCGCATTGCCACCAACGAATGCCTGAACTTTTTAAAATCTAAAAAACGCCGGTTCTTTTTACCCATCAACGACATCACAGAAGAACTATCGCAAAAGATAGACGCCAACGTGGGTCCGGATGCCGACGAAATTCAGTTGAAACTGCAAAAAGCTTTGTTAAAATTACCCGATAAGCAACGGCTGGTTTTTAACATGCGCTACTACGACGAATTAAAATACGAAGAAATAGCCGAAATTCTGGGTACATCGGTGGGTGCCTTAAAAGCCTCGTACCACCACGCCGCAAAAAAAATTGAAGATTTTCTGACCAACACTTAA
- a CDS encoding M48 family metallopeptidase codes for MLKKIFLYSTFLMVMGCATVPITGRRQLSLVPAAEMQQMSYASYKQVLDTAQVINNSQSTAMVKRVGGRIQRAVEQYMAQNNLSDQLAGYAWEFNLIQDKQVNAWCMPGGKVVVYTGLIPVARDETGLAVVMGHEIAHAIAKHGDERMSQGLLQQLGGATLQAALGSNPGLTNNLFLTAYGAGSQLGMLAYGRKQESEADELGLIFMAMAGYDPQQAISFWERMASGKNGQAPPEFLSTHPSDATRIADIQRHMPEALKYYKK; via the coding sequence ATGTTGAAAAAAATATTTTTGTACAGTACTTTTTTAATGGTAATGGGTTGTGCTACGGTGCCTATTACTGGTCGTCGGCAATTATCTTTAGTTCCTGCCGCCGAAATGCAGCAAATGAGTTATGCTTCTTACAAGCAAGTGTTGGATACGGCCCAGGTTATTAATAACTCGCAAAGTACCGCTATGGTAAAACGGGTTGGCGGGCGTATTCAACGGGCGGTAGAGCAATACATGGCTCAGAATAATTTAAGCGACCAATTGGCCGGATATGCCTGGGAGTTTAATCTAATCCAAGATAAACAAGTAAATGCCTGGTGTATGCCGGGCGGTAAAGTAGTGGTTTATACGGGGTTAATACCGGTAGCCCGCGATGAAACCGGTTTAGCGGTAGTTATGGGGCACGAAATAGCCCACGCTATTGCCAAGCACGGCGATGAGCGAATGAGCCAAGGGCTATTGCAGCAATTAGGTGGCGCAACTTTGCAAGCTGCTTTAGGTTCTAACCCCGGCTTAACCAATAATTTATTTTTAACGGCCTACGGGGCTGGTTCGCAGTTAGGCATGTTGGCTTACGGCCGCAAGCAAGAATCGGAAGCCGATGAACTGGGATTGATATTTATGGCTATGGCTGGTTATGATCCGCAACAAGCCATTTCTTTCTGGGAAAGAATGGCATCGGGTAAAAACGGGCAAGCGCCACCGGAATTTCTGTCTACTCACCCTTCGGATGCCACCCGAATTGCGGATATCCAAAGACATATGCCGGAGGCTTTGAAGTATTATAAAAAATAA
- a CDS encoding vWA domain-containing protein: protein MKVAVKIGLVMSLLLIMHPWSYGQTALKKPEPIKKTRILFLLDGSGSMLAKWESSDRMKVAKVLLSKLVDSLAQYENLELALRVYGHQFDKEKNNCTDSRLEVAFKEGNEEQIKTRLKQIVPRGNTPITYSLEQAAKDFPVDKNARNVLILITDGLESCGGDPCATAKALQKKRIFLKPFVIGIGIEKQFVPELACMGQYFNAADISSFRKVLDNVVKMALSKTTVSVELKDEQGKPVETNVNLTFINNVTEEPEYNYVHYLSAAGKTDVLDIDALLSYDLVVNTVPPVVLKDLDIKPGEHNVFSAKTPQGTLYLRQDAVSPFDVTEAIVRENNSKNTLVALRFGSRQKLLAGTYDLELLTLPRIYLNNVEIKQGQTNTITFPPAGLLNIPTELQGFGSLYVLEKDGSQRWIYNLPESNSRINLPLQPGQYRLVYRTKTANASKFTDVQNFEIKSAATTTIKLFR from the coding sequence TTGAAAGTAGCGGTCAAAATAGGGTTAGTCATGAGTTTGCTCCTGATAATGCATCCGTGGAGTTACGGCCAGACTGCCCTTAAAAAACCCGAACCAATAAAGAAAACCCGAATTTTGTTTTTGCTCGATGGCTCCGGCAGTATGCTGGCGAAGTGGGAAAGCAGCGACCGCATGAAAGTGGCAAAAGTGCTGCTCTCTAAGTTAGTAGATTCGCTGGCTCAATACGAAAACCTGGAACTCGCCTTGCGGGTATACGGGCATCAGTTCGACAAAGAAAAAAACAACTGCACGGATTCGCGGCTGGAAGTAGCTTTTAAAGAAGGGAACGAAGAACAAATTAAAACCCGACTCAAGCAAATTGTGCCGCGAGGAAATACGCCCATTACTTATTCTCTGGAGCAAGCCGCCAAAGATTTTCCGGTTGATAAAAACGCCCGGAACGTATTGATTTTGATTACGGATGGTTTAGAATCCTGCGGCGGAGATCCCTGCGCTACGGCTAAAGCGCTCCAGAAAAAACGCATTTTTTTAAAACCCTTTGTCATTGGTATTGGCATCGAAAAACAATTTGTGCCGGAATTAGCCTGCATGGGACAATACTTTAACGCCGCCGATATTAGCTCGTTCCGGAAGGTACTGGATAACGTGGTAAAAATGGCGCTGAGCAAAACTACGGTGTCGGTGGAGTTAAAAGACGAACAAGGCAAACCGGTAGAAACCAACGTAAACCTGACATTTATTAATAATGTAACCGAAGAACCCGAGTACAACTACGTGCATTACTTATCGGCCGCCGGTAAAACCGACGTACTGGATATTGATGCTTTGTTGAGTTACGATTTAGTAGTAAATACCGTACCACCCGTTGTGTTAAAAGACTTAGATATTAAGCCGGGCGAACACAATGTATTTTCGGCTAAAACGCCGCAAGGCACTTTATATTTACGGCAAGATGCCGTATCACCGTTTGATGTTACGGAGGCTATTGTCCGGGAAAATAATTCTAAAAACACGCTGGTCGCTTTGCGTTTTGGGAGCCGGCAAAAGTTACTGGCGGGCACATACGATCTGGAATTACTCACTTTACCGCGCATTTATTTAAACAACGTGGAGATAAAGCAGGGCCAAACCAATACCATTACTTTTCCGCCAGCGGGTTTATTAAATATTCCCACGGAACTGCAAGGTTTTGGCAGTCTGTACGTGCTGGAAAAAGACGGCAGCCAGCGCTGGATTTACAATTTACCCGAAAGCAACAGCCGCATTAATTTACCTTTACAGCCCGGTCAGTACCGCTTGGTTTATCGCACCAAAACCGCCAATGCGAGTAAGTTTACCGACGTGCAAAATTTTGAAATAAAATCTGCCGCCACCACCACCATTAAACTATTTCGCTAA
- a CDS encoding fumarylacetoacetate hydrolase family protein: MKILCIGRNYADHIAELHNEIPDEPVIFLKPDTALLKNNDSFYYPDFTQDIHHELEIILRISKEGKNIQPQFAGNYFDAIGLGIDFTARDLQSKAKSKGLPWDLAKGFNGSAPVSEFLPLTDYPDLKNISFTLRLNQEIKQQGNTSLMLHPFENIISYISRFILLKKGDIIFTGTPKGVGPVQVGDRLEAFLEDQKVLDFEIK, from the coding sequence ATGAAAATACTTTGCATTGGCCGCAACTACGCCGACCACATTGCTGAACTGCACAACGAAATACCCGACGAACCAGTCATTTTTTTAAAACCCGATACGGCTCTGCTTAAAAACAACGACTCTTTTTACTATCCGGACTTTACCCAGGATATTCATCACGAACTGGAAATTATTCTGCGCATCAGCAAAGAAGGCAAAAACATTCAGCCCCAGTTTGCGGGAAATTACTTTGATGCCATTGGTTTAGGCATTGACTTTACCGCCCGCGATTTACAAAGTAAAGCCAAAAGCAAAGGTTTACCCTGGGACTTGGCCAAAGGTTTTAACGGCTCCGCACCAGTGTCCGAATTTTTGCCGCTCACGGATTACCCGGATTTAAAAAATATTAGTTTTACCTTGCGCCTGAACCAGGAAATAAAGCAACAAGGTAATACCAGCCTGATGCTGCATCCGTTCGAGAATATAATCAGCTACATTTCGCGGTTTATACTTTTAAAAAAAGGCGATATTATTTTTACGGGTACGCCCAAAGGAGTGGGCCCGGTGCAGGTAGGTGACCGTTTGGAAGCATTTTTAGAAGACCAAAAAGTTTTAGATTTTGAGATTAAGTAA
- a CDS encoding transketolase family protein, whose translation MKDFPYTESKDTRSGFGAGLHELGKTNPNVVALCADLTGSLKMDAFKKDFPERFFQVGIAEANMIGLAAGMTIGGKIPFTGTFANFSTGRVYDQIRQSVAYSGKNVKICASHAGLTLGEDGATHQILEDVGMMRMLPHMTVINPCDFNQTKAATIAIAEYEGPVYLRFGRPVVPNFTPADQKFEIGKAVVLNEGADVSIFATGHLVWKAILAGKLLAEQGIDAEIINIHTIKPLDEAAVLASVSKTRCVVTAEEHQLNGGLGDSIAQLLARKMPLPIEMVGVHDSFGESATPDQLMEKYGLTESAIVQAVQTVMARK comes from the coding sequence ATGAAAGACTTTCCTTACACCGAATCTAAAGATACCCGCTCCGGTTTCGGTGCCGGTTTACACGAATTAGGCAAAACCAACCCCAATGTGGTAGCCCTTTGCGCCGATTTAACGGGTTCTTTAAAAATGGACGCCTTTAAAAAAGATTTTCCGGAACGTTTCTTCCAGGTAGGTATCGCCGAAGCCAACATGATTGGTTTGGCCGCCGGGATGACTATTGGCGGTAAAATTCCGTTTACCGGTACTTTTGCTAACTTTTCGACGGGCCGGGTTTACGACCAAATTCGTCAATCGGTGGCTTATTCCGGTAAAAACGTAAAAATCTGCGCGTCGCACGCTGGCTTAACATTAGGCGAAGATGGCGCTACCCACCAGATTCTGGAAGACGTGGGCATGATGCGCATGCTGCCGCACATGACCGTAATCAATCCTTGCGATTTTAACCAAACCAAAGCCGCTACTATCGCTATTGCGGAGTACGAAGGTCCGGTTTATTTGCGCTTTGGCCGCCCGGTAGTACCTAACTTTACCCCCGCCGATCAGAAATTTGAAATTGGCAAAGCCGTTGTTTTAAACGAAGGCGCTGATGTAAGTATATTCGCTACCGGCCATTTGGTTTGGAAAGCCATTTTGGCGGGCAAGCTGCTAGCGGAGCAAGGCATCGACGCCGAAATAATAAATATCCACACCATTAAACCTTTAGACGAAGCAGCAGTCTTAGCATCGGTGAGCAAAACGCGTTGCGTAGTAACCGCTGAAGAACATCAATTGAATGGCGGCTTAGGAGACAGCATTGCGCAGCTATTAGCCCGGAAAATGCCTTTGCCGATCGAAATGGTGGGAGTACACGATTCTTTCGGGGAAAGCGCTACTCCCGACCAGCTAATGGAAAAATACGGTTTAACCGAATCGGCCATTGTACAAGCCGTGCAAACCGTAATGGCCCGTAAGTAG
- a CDS encoding aspartate aminotransferase family protein yields the protein MLSQRQLFLKYQAQTTDFPLLLEVERAEGVYMYGPNGERYLDLISGIGVSNVGHRHPEVIAAIHKQLDKYLHLMVYGEVVQGPQVQLSAQLVKTLPSHLNNVYLVNSGSEAVEGALKLAKRYTGRTELISFNNAYHGSTHGSLSLNGSENFKNAFRPLLPDVRQIQHNSLPDLENITTRTAAVILETVQGEAGVRLPALGYLTTLRERCHQTGTLLILDEIQAGFGRTGTFWAFEQFGIEPDMLVCAKGMGGGMPIGAFIASQEVMGSLKNDPLLGHITTFGGHPVSCAASLATLQVLQNSDLLAQVPAKANLFRQLLVHPCIKSIRNCGLLMAAEFESFAVLKPVIDRAILNGVLTDWFLFCDNSMRIAPPLTITEAEITAACQIILKSIKEVFPQ from the coding sequence ATGCTCTCACAAAGGCAATTATTTTTAAAATATCAAGCCCAAACCACCGATTTTCCCTTGCTCCTGGAGGTAGAACGGGCCGAAGGCGTTTACATGTACGGCCCCAACGGCGAACGCTACCTGGATTTAATTTCCGGCATTGGCGTGAGTAACGTGGGCCACCGGCACCCCGAAGTTATTGCGGCTATTCATAAACAACTAGATAAATACCTGCACTTAATGGTGTACGGCGAAGTGGTGCAAGGCCCACAGGTACAGTTATCGGCGCAACTGGTAAAAACGTTACCATCGCATTTAAATAATGTTTACCTGGTAAACTCCGGTTCCGAGGCTGTGGAAGGCGCGTTAAAACTAGCTAAACGTTATACTGGCCGCACCGAACTTATTTCGTTTAACAATGCCTATCACGGCTCCACGCACGGGTCTTTGTCGCTCAACGGCTCCGAAAATTTTAAAAATGCCTTCCGGCCCTTATTGCCCGATGTGCGCCAGATTCAGCATAACTCCTTACCCGATCTGGAAAACATTACCACGCGAACTGCCGCCGTTATTTTGGAAACCGTGCAGGGCGAAGCCGGCGTACGTTTACCGGCATTGGGTTATTTAACTACTTTACGCGAACGGTGCCATCAAACCGGTACCTTATTAATTCTGGATGAAATTCAGGCGGGTTTCGGACGAACCGGTACTTTCTGGGCTTTCGAGCAATTTGGCATTGAGCCCGATATGCTGGTTTGCGCCAAAGGGATGGGTGGCGGTATGCCCATTGGCGCCTTCATTGCTTCGCAGGAAGTGATGGGTAGTTTAAAAAACGATCCTTTGCTCGGCCATATTACCACTTTTGGCGGCCATCCGGTTTCCTGCGCGGCGTCGCTGGCTACTCTGCAAGTTTTACAAAACAGTGATTTACTAGCGCAAGTACCCGCTAAAGCCAATTTGTTCCGGCAATTACTGGTTCATCCTTGCATAAAATCTATCCGCAACTGTGGTTTATTAATGGCCGCCGAGTTTGAGTCGTTTGCCGTACTAAAACCCGTTATCGACCGGGCTATCCTAAATGGCGTGTTAACCGATTGGTTTTTATTTTGCGATAATTCTATGCGCATTGCGCCGCCTTTAACCATAACCGAAGCAGAAATCACCGCAGCTTGCCAGATTATTCTAAAATCCATTAAGGAAGTATTTCCGCAATAA
- a CDS encoding 3'-5' exonuclease — MKLNLRKPLVFFDLETTGLDICRDRIVEICLLKVMPSGEEIVRTMRINPTIPIPLESSLIHNIYDEDVQDAPTFAKVAHQVDAFLKGCDLAGYNLIKFDIPVLAEEFLRVDIDFDITNRSIVDVCRIFHQMEQRTLSAAYKFYCGKPLEKSHTAEADTIATYDILKAQLDMYEHVAVTTPDCQEEYPVVNDIPKLHKFTFQNAADLSGRILFNAAGQEVFNFGKHKNVPVEEIFAKDPHYYDWLMKGDFPLQTKKVFTRIKLRSFKGSFKIG; from the coding sequence ATGAAACTCAACCTGCGCAAACCGCTTGTTTTCTTCGACCTGGAAACTACCGGCCTGGATATTTGCCGCGACCGCATCGTGGAAATTTGTCTTTTAAAAGTAATGCCTTCCGGCGAAGAAATCGTGCGCACCATGCGGATTAATCCTACCATTCCGATACCGCTGGAAAGTAGCTTGATTCATAACATTTACGATGAAGACGTGCAGGATGCGCCCACTTTTGCGAAGGTAGCGCACCAGGTAGATGCTTTTCTAAAAGGCTGCGATTTAGCGGGGTATAACCTGATAAAATTTGATATTCCGGTACTGGCCGAGGAATTTTTGCGGGTAGATATTGATTTTGATATTACCAACCGCTCGATAGTAGATGTTTGCCGGATTTTTCACCAGATGGAGCAACGTACTTTATCGGCGGCCTATAAGTTTTACTGTGGTAAACCTTTGGAGAAATCGCACACCGCCGAAGCCGATACCATTGCCACCTACGATATTTTAAAAGCGCAACTCGACATGTACGAGCACGTGGCCGTTACCACGCCGGATTGCCAAGAAGAATACCCGGTGGTAAACGACATTCCGAAACTACACAAGTTTACTTTTCAGAACGCCGCTGATTTATCGGGCCGGATTTTATTTAATGCCGCCGGCCAGGAAGTTTTTAATTTTGGCAAGCACAAAAACGTACCCGTAGAAGAAATTTTCGCCAAAGATCCGCATTATTACGACTGGCTCATGAAAGGCGACTTTCCGCTGCAAACCAAAAAAGTTTTTACCCGCATCAAACTCCGCAGTTTTAAGGGCAGCTTTAAGATTGGTTAG